A region from the Nesterenkonia lacusekhoensis genome encodes:
- a CDS encoding response regulator, translated as MTDAAEPDPVAGPRVLVVDDQTLVRQGIRTLLELGGITVVAESGDGAEALAVLREAESVPDVVLLDLRMPQYDGIWLLHRLQEVGAPLDGIPVLVLTTFDDDTLVLEALRAGARGYLLKDVTVDQLSQAVHTLAEGGTLIAPSITDRLLRAIKSSAEPSGTQGTVVEQLTDREIEVLRLVAEGYSNRQIASLVRLAEGTVKNHLSSILTKLGARDRTNAVLRAIREGILG; from the coding sequence ATGACCGACGCCGCTGAGCCGGACCCCGTCGCCGGCCCGCGGGTGCTCGTCGTCGACGACCAGACTCTGGTGCGTCAGGGGATCCGCACTCTGCTGGAGCTCGGCGGCATCACCGTGGTGGCTGAGTCGGGCGACGGCGCGGAGGCGCTCGCCGTGCTGCGGGAGGCGGAGTCGGTGCCCGACGTCGTGCTGTTGGATCTGCGGATGCCGCAGTATGACGGGATCTGGCTGCTGCACCGGCTTCAGGAGGTCGGAGCACCGTTGGACGGCATCCCGGTGCTGGTGCTGACCACCTTCGACGATGACACGCTGGTCCTGGAGGCTCTGCGCGCCGGGGCTCGGGGCTATCTGCTCAAAGATGTCACCGTCGATCAGCTGTCTCAGGCCGTGCACACCTTGGCTGAGGGTGGGACGCTCATCGCTCCGTCCATCACCGACCGGCTGCTGCGGGCCATCAAGAGCTCTGCCGAACCCAGCGGCACCCAGGGCACCGTGGTCGAGCAGCTCACCGACCGGGAGATCGAAGTGTTGCGCCTGGTGGCCGAAGGGTACTCCAACCGCCAGATCGCCTCTCTGGTGCGCCTGGCCGAGGGCACAGTGAAGAACCATCTCTCCTCGATCCTCACCAAGCTCGGCGCCCGAGACCGCACCAACGCCGTGCTGCGCGCCATCCGGGAAGGGATCCTCGGCTGA
- a CDS encoding TIGR03885 family FMN-dependent LLM class oxidoreductase, producing MTAIGFHASHEQIAPSQLLKDVVQAEQAGFDAAMCSDHFMPWSQRQGHSGFASSWLGAALASTEFNIGSVIAPGQRYHPAVVAQATATLGEMFPGRYWAALGAGQAMNEHVTGDRWPDHQTRRRRLEESADIIRRLHRGETVSRSGLVEVDTAYLYDRPADPIPTYGACITPASAQRAAVWADGIITLNQPGGQHHEVRKAYREAGGTGPVMLQAHLSWAPTRARAEEIAYDQWRTNVFGPPLDQDLPTPEHFDSAAAEVGLQTVLDAVWTSESAQQHIEWIVQAAEDFDAVYLHHVGQEQAPWLEVAAETILPAVNEELN from the coding sequence ATGACGGCTATCGGCTTCCACGCCTCCCATGAGCAGATCGCGCCGTCGCAGCTGCTCAAGGACGTGGTCCAGGCGGAGCAGGCGGGATTCGACGCCGCCATGTGCTCCGATCACTTCATGCCCTGGTCTCAGCGGCAGGGGCATTCCGGCTTCGCCTCCTCCTGGCTGGGAGCCGCGCTGGCATCCACTGAGTTCAACATCGGCTCGGTCATCGCCCCGGGCCAGCGCTACCACCCGGCCGTGGTCGCCCAGGCCACGGCCACGCTGGGTGAGATGTTCCCCGGCCGGTACTGGGCCGCCCTGGGCGCCGGTCAGGCGATGAACGAGCACGTCACCGGGGACCGGTGGCCGGACCATCAGACCCGACGACGCCGGCTCGAGGAGTCCGCGGACATCATCCGTCGGCTCCATCGCGGTGAGACGGTCAGCCGTTCCGGACTGGTCGAGGTGGACACCGCCTATCTCTATGACCGGCCGGCCGACCCCATCCCCACCTACGGCGCCTGCATCACCCCGGCCTCGGCGCAGCGTGCCGCCGTCTGGGCCGACGGCATCATCACGCTGAACCAGCCCGGCGGTCAGCACCATGAGGTCCGGAAGGCCTACCGAGAGGCCGGGGGCACCGGACCGGTGATGCTGCAGGCCCATCTGAGCTGGGCGCCGACTCGTGCTCGGGCCGAGGAGATCGCCTACGACCAGTGGCGCACCAACGTCTTCGGTCCGCCCCTGGACCAGGACCTGCCCACGCCCGAGCACTTCGACTCCGCCGCCGCGGAGGTCGGGCTCCAGACGGTGCTGGATGCGGTGTGGACCTCAGAGTCTGCCCAGCAGCACATCGAATGGATCGTCCAGGCCGCCGAGGACTTCGACGCCGTCTACCTCCACCATGTGGGCCAGGAGCAGGCGCCCTGGCTGGAGGTCGCCGCCGAGACCATCCTGCCCGCCGTGAACGAGGAGCTGAACTGA